The following proteins are co-located in the Pseudomonas fluorescens genome:
- a CDS encoding CDP-6-deoxy-delta-3,4-glucoseen reductase, with the protein MRVTLQPSGAVLELVPGERILEGARRLGYECPQACRNGVCHVCAALLVEGRVQQAGEVRDHGEFYTCIAEPLEDCVVLWDGVLAPGELPLRKLSCQLSECVEVGGDVWRVRLRAPAGKALRYHAGQYLMIERDNGEKSAFSLASAPHAGRELELHVLVREDSARNLIEQLQRNQMARIELPFGDTHLAELPDGPLVLIAAGTGMAQMHSLIEHCRASGFKHPVHLYWGVRRPEDFYEIEHWDQWQQLPNLFLHKVVSDLCGWEGRCGLLHEAVCEDISDLKAVHVYASGSPAMIYGTLDALVDAGMDAHQMRADVFAYAPRP; encoded by the coding sequence ATGCGTGTAACCCTGCAACCTTCCGGCGCGGTACTGGAGCTGGTCCCTGGCGAACGAATCCTCGAAGGCGCTCGCCGCCTGGGCTACGAGTGCCCGCAGGCGTGCCGCAATGGCGTGTGCCATGTGTGCGCTGCGCTGCTGGTGGAAGGCCGGGTGCAGCAAGCCGGCGAAGTGCGCGACCATGGTGAGTTCTACACCTGCATCGCCGAACCGCTGGAAGATTGCGTTGTGCTGTGGGATGGCGTGTTGGCGCCGGGAGAGTTGCCGTTGCGCAAGTTGTCGTGCCAATTGAGTGAGTGCGTGGAAGTCGGTGGCGATGTGTGGCGCGTGCGCCTGCGCGCGCCGGCCGGTAAAGCGCTGCGTTACCACGCCGGGCAATACTTGATGATCGAACGGGACAACGGCGAGAAGTCGGCGTTTTCGCTGGCGTCGGCGCCCCACGCCGGGCGCGAGCTGGAACTGCATGTGCTGGTGCGCGAGGACAGTGCGCGCAACCTGATCGAGCAGTTGCAGCGCAACCAGATGGCCCGTATTGAACTGCCGTTTGGTGATACGCACTTGGCTGAACTGCCGGACGGGCCGCTGGTGCTGATCGCCGCCGGTACGGGCATGGCGCAGATGCACAGCCTGATCGAGCATTGCCGCGCCTCGGGCTTCAAGCACCCGGTGCACCTGTATTGGGGCGTGCGCCGCCCGGAAGACTTCTACGAAATCGAACACTGGGACCAATGGCAGCAACTGCCCAACCTGTTCCTGCACAAAGTGGTCAGCGACCTGTGCGGTTGGGAAGGGCGTTGCGGGCTGCTGCATGAGGCTGTGTGTGAAGACATCAGCGACCTCAAGGCCGTGCATGTCTACGCCAGTGGTTCGCCGGCGATGATCTACGGCACGCTGGACGCATTGGTCGACGCCGGCATGGATGCGCATCAGATGCGCGCTGATGTGTTTGCCTACGCGCCGCGCCCTTGA
- a CDS encoding TonB-dependent receptor plug domain-containing protein: protein MGSNQKHTLYSAILSANLLTAVGFNPVLASETVTADAPKLDTVIVTGTRTQERTASASLSPIDVISGDTLRSTGSDELGAVLARLIPSINFPRPSLVDGAELVRPAQLRGLSPDQVLVLVNGKRRHTSAFVNLGGAVGRGSAPADLNAIPLSAVDHIEVLRDGASARYGSDAIAGVINVILKHDDHGGSVSTKFGEYKKGDGIQRNVSGNTGFALGDNGFINVSGEGADNDYTNRAGDDFRPGSVGSTTYGQRVFRQGEPATNEGKFQFNSEYSFNDAAEFYTFGGYSKRRGETAAFYRASNASNNIPALNPNGYLPLIKGNLEDTSLVVGLRGLLAYDWHYDLSANYGKNQYELGTETINTSLGLATPRKFNNGTLSNDQRQVSLDLSREFDVGFLPYPVSVAFGGEYLRQGYEIDAGDPASYYQTGSSGLGGFRDADAGSSSRHNWAQYLDLETNFTEKLSASAAVRHEDYSDFGSNVSGSLSARYDFTPQVALRGSISNGFRAPSLAQQNFAYTSSQLIGSTIQEAGTFPANSQVARLLGAEDLKAEKSRNYSLGLVLEPADDLTVTLDVYRIDIRDRISLSSNLNLNPATIAYLQANGVGNINYTSARYFTNATDTRTDGVDLVANYRYSFDNGIRWNSTVGYNYNHTKVTDVKANPAILDSLGANLVRVDRRERIGLLGDTTPQHKLSLGNDFTYGRWALHSNLVRYGEFTSYQADTINDQTFKAAWVLDLSADYTLKSWTFTLGGDNVTDKYPEKVNAYASSGGNLAYSTFSPYGYSGAFYYGKVAYNW, encoded by the coding sequence ATGGGGAGCAATCAAAAACACACGCTGTACTCAGCGATTTTGTCGGCCAATTTGCTGACCGCTGTGGGATTCAATCCAGTGCTTGCGAGCGAAACTGTTACCGCCGACGCACCAAAACTCGACACCGTGATCGTCACCGGCACCCGCACCCAAGAGCGCACCGCCAGTGCTTCGCTGTCACCCATCGACGTGATATCCGGCGATACCCTGCGCAGCACTGGCTCGGATGAACTGGGTGCGGTGTTGGCACGCCTGATTCCGTCGATCAATTTCCCGCGCCCAAGCCTGGTGGATGGCGCCGAACTGGTGCGCCCGGCGCAGTTGCGCGGCTTGTCGCCGGACCAGGTGTTGGTGCTGGTCAACGGCAAACGCCGCCACACCAGTGCTTTCGTCAACCTGGGCGGGGCGGTGGGGCGCGGTTCGGCGCCGGCGGATTTGAATGCCATCCCGCTGTCGGCGGTCGACCATATCGAAGTGCTGCGCGATGGCGCGTCGGCGCGTTATGGCTCGGACGCGATTGCCGGGGTGATCAACGTGATCCTCAAGCACGACGACCACGGCGGCTCAGTCTCGACCAAGTTCGGCGAGTACAAGAAGGGCGACGGCATCCAGCGCAACGTCAGCGGCAATACCGGGTTTGCCTTGGGTGACAACGGCTTTATCAACGTCTCGGGCGAGGGTGCCGACAACGACTACACCAACCGCGCCGGTGACGATTTCCGTCCTGGCAGCGTGGGTTCCACCACCTATGGCCAGCGCGTGTTCCGTCAGGGCGAGCCGGCCACCAATGAAGGCAAATTCCAGTTCAACTCCGAATATTCCTTCAACGATGCGGCCGAGTTCTACACCTTCGGCGGCTACAGCAAGCGCCGTGGCGAGACAGCAGCGTTCTATCGGGCGAGCAACGCGTCCAACAACATTCCGGCGCTGAACCCCAATGGCTATCTGCCGCTGATCAAGGGCAATCTGGAGGACACGTCCTTGGTGGTCGGTCTGCGCGGCTTGCTGGCCTACGATTGGCATTACGACCTGTCGGCCAACTACGGCAAGAACCAGTACGAACTGGGCACCGAAACCATCAACACCTCACTCGGCCTGGCCACGCCGCGCAAATTTAACAACGGCACCTTGAGCAACGATCAGCGCCAGGTCAGCCTGGACCTGTCCCGTGAGTTCGACGTGGGCTTCCTGCCTTACCCGGTGTCGGTGGCTTTTGGCGGCGAATACCTGCGCCAGGGTTATGAAATCGACGCCGGCGACCCGGCGTCCTACTACCAGACCGGCAGCTCGGGCCTGGGTGGTTTCCGTGATGCCGATGCCGGCAGCAGTTCACGGCATAACTGGGCCCAGTACCTGGACCTGGAAACCAACTTCACCGAAAAACTCAGCGCGTCGGCCGCCGTGCGTCATGAGGACTACAGCGACTTTGGCTCCAATGTCAGCGGCTCGCTGTCGGCCCGCTATGACTTCACCCCGCAAGTGGCCTTGCGCGGCAGCATCTCCAACGGCTTTCGTGCGCCTTCCCTGGCCCAGCAGAACTTTGCCTACACCTCGTCACAGTTGATCGGCAGCACCATTCAGGAGGCCGGCACCTTCCCGGCGAACAGCCAGGTGGCCCGCTTGCTGGGCGCCGAAGACCTGAAAGCCGAGAAGTCGCGTAACTACAGCCTTGGCCTGGTGCTCGAACCTGCCGATGACCTGACCGTGACACTCGACGTGTACCGCATCGACATCCGCGACCGCATCAGCCTGTCGTCCAACCTCAATCTCAACCCGGCCACCATTGCCTACCTGCAAGCCAACGGTGTCGGCAACATCAACTACACCAGTGCCCGCTATTTCACCAACGCCACCGACACCCGTACCGACGGCGTCGATCTGGTGGCCAACTACCGTTACTCGTTCGACAATGGCATCCGCTGGAACAGCACGGTTGGCTACAACTACAACCACACGAAGGTGACGGACGTGAAGGCCAACCCGGCCATTCTCGACAGCCTGGGCGCCAACCTGGTGCGGGTGGACCGCCGCGAGCGTATCGGTTTGCTCGGCGACACCACTCCTCAGCACAAGCTGAGCCTGGGTAACGATTTCACCTATGGCCGCTGGGCACTGCACAGCAATCTGGTGCGCTACGGCGAATTCACCAGTTACCAGGCGGACACAATCAACGACCAGACCTTCAAGGCGGCCTGGGTACTGGACCTGTCGGCGGACTACACGCTCAAGAGCTGGACCTTCACCCTGGGCGGCGACAACGTCACCGATAAATACCCGGAGAAGGTCAATGCCTACGCCAGCAGCGGCGGCAACCTCGCCTATAGCACTTTTTCGCCGTACGGTTACAGCGGCGCGTTTTATTACGGTAAAGTTGCTTACAACTGGTAA
- the ubiD gene encoding 4-hydroxy-3-polyprenylbenzoate decarboxylase has translation MKFKDLRDFVQQLEQRGELKRIQVPISPVLEMTEICDRTLRNKGPALLFENPTGFDIPVLGNLFGTPDRVAFGMGAESVSELREIGKLLAFLKEPEPPKGLKDAWSKLPIFRKIIAMAPKVVKDAVCQEVVIEGDDVDLAMLPVQTCWPGDVGPLITWGLTVTKGPNKDRQNLGIYRQQVIGRNKVIMRWLSHRGGALDFREWCEKHPGKPFPVSVALGADPATILGAVTPVPDSLSEYAFAGLLRGNRTELVKCRGNDLQVPATAEIILEGVIHPGEMADEGPYGDHTGYYNEVDSFPVFTVERITHRIKPIYHSTYTGRPPDEPAILGVALNEVFVPILQKQFPEITDFYLPPEGCSYRMAIVTMKKSYPGHAKRVMLGVWSFLRQFMYTKFVIVTDDDINARDWNDVIWAITTRMDPKRDTVMIDNTPIDYLDFASPVSGLGSKMGLDATHKWPGETTREWGRVIVKDEAVTARVDAIWKELGID, from the coding sequence ATGAAATTCAAGGATCTTCGGGATTTCGTGCAGCAACTTGAGCAGCGCGGAGAGTTGAAACGTATCCAGGTGCCGATTTCCCCGGTGCTGGAAATGACTGAGATTTGCGACCGTACCTTGCGTAACAAGGGCCCGGCGCTGCTGTTCGAAAACCCGACCGGCTTTGATATCCCGGTGCTCGGTAACCTGTTCGGCACGCCCGACCGCGTTGCGTTTGGCATGGGCGCCGAGTCGGTCAGCGAGCTGCGCGAGATCGGCAAGCTGCTGGCCTTCCTCAAGGAGCCCGAGCCACCCAAGGGCTTGAAGGATGCCTGGTCGAAACTGCCGATCTTCCGCAAGATCATTGCCATGGCCCCCAAAGTGGTCAAGGACGCGGTGTGCCAGGAAGTGGTTATCGAGGGTGATGATGTCGACCTGGCCATGCTGCCGGTGCAGACCTGCTGGCCGGGCGATGTCGGCCCGCTGATCACCTGGGGCCTGACCGTCACCAAAGGCCCGAACAAAGATCGTCAGAACCTGGGCATCTACCGTCAGCAAGTGATCGGCCGTAACAAAGTGATCATGCGTTGGCTGAGCCACCGTGGCGGCGCACTGGACTTCCGTGAGTGGTGCGAAAAACATCCTGGCAAGCCGTTCCCGGTGTCCGTAGCCCTGGGCGCCGACCCGGCGACCATCCTCGGCGCCGTGACCCCGGTGCCCGATAGCCTGTCCGAATATGCCTTCGCCGGCCTGCTGCGTGGCAACCGCACCGAGCTGGTGAAGTGCCGTGGCAACGACCTGCAAGTGCCAGCCACCGCTGAAATCATCCTCGAAGGCGTGATTCATCCGGGCGAAATGGCCGATGAAGGCCCTTACGGCGACCACACCGGCTACTACAACGAAGTCGACAGCTTCCCGGTGTTCACCGTCGAGCGCATCACCCACCGGATCAAGCCGATCTACCACAGCACCTACACCGGCCGGCCGCCGGATGAGCCGGCCATTCTGGGTGTGGCGCTGAACGAAGTGTTCGTGCCGATCCTGCAAAAGCAGTTCCCTGAGATCACCGACTTCTACCTGCCGCCTGAAGGCTGCTCGTACCGCATGGCCATCGTGACCATGAAGAAGTCGTACCCAGGCCATGCCAAGCGGGTAATGCTCGGCGTGTGGTCGTTTTTGCGACAGTTCATGTACACCAAGTTCGTTATTGTCACCGACGACGACATCAATGCCCGGGACTGGAACGACGTGATCTGGGCCATTACCACGCGCATGGACCCCAAGCGCGACACGGTGATGATCGACAACACGCCGATCGACTACCTGGACTTTGCTTCGCCGGTGTCGGGCCTGGGCTCGAAGATGGGCCTGGATGCCACGCACAAATGGCCGGGTGAAACCACCCGCGAGTGGGGTCGGGTGATCGTCAAGGATGAAGCCGTGACCGCGCGCGTCGATGCGATCTGGAAAGAATTGGGAATAGATTGA